The Nitrospirota bacterium DNA window GGGCTGATTGCCGAGACGAGGCTGAATGTGAAGTCCACGCATTCTGAACGGTTGATGGCGACCATTGACGAGCAGCTGAGGCATTCTGCAATGGCGCTTGGCGATATTGATGTTTTTGCTGTTGCCTCAGGTCCTGGCTCATTCACCGGACTGCGGATCGGGCTCGGCACAGCCAAGGGACTCTGCTATGCAACCGGCAAACCGCTGGTCATGGTTCCGACGCTCGAGGCCTTTGCGCGGAGCTTTCCCTTCTCGAAATATCCTGTCTGTGTCATGCTCGATGCGCGCAGGGGCGAAGTATATGCTGCGGTCTTCCAGTGGGACAGAGGTTTCGTGAAGCTTCTTGATGAGGTCTCTGCTGCTCCGGAGGACCTGTTCCGGGATGTGGAGAGCCCTGTTATTCTTGCGGGCGAGGGAGCAGTGGTGTACCGTGAAAGGCTCTGTGCAGTGCTCGGAGAACGTGCAGTCTTCGCACCTCTCGAAAAGATGGTGCCGTCCCCGGCAGATGTTGCCATGCTCGGCCTTGAAAAGGCGCTTCAGGGAGAATTCACTGATGCCTCGTCTGCGGAGCCGTTTTATATCAGGAAGTCAGAGGCGGAGGTGAAGTGGTCTCAAAAGCGGTAAAGGAGTTCCTGATCCGGGACCTCAGGCCTGAGGATGTTCCGGAAGTTCTTGCAATAGAGAAGGCTTCTTTTACCACGCCCTGGTCAGAGATACTTTTCATGAATGAGATATTCAAGCCCGGGTCGCTGCCAAAGGCGGCTCTGCTCGGAGAGAAGATCGTCGGTTATATCTGTGCCAACTATCTGCTTGATGAGGGGCACATCCTGAATGTGACCGCTCATCCTGATCACCGGAGACAGGGCATAGCATCGCAGCTGGTTCAGCATATGACCGATCTGCTCGGGAAAGAAGGCTGCCTGATAATCTTTCTTGAGGTGAGATTATCGAACGAGGCTGCGCTCAGGATGTATGAGAAGGCGGGTTTCAGGATCCTCTCGGCAAGAAAGGCCTATTACACGCATCCGGTCGAAGATGCGGTCATCATGTCGCTTCATCTCCCCAAATGCCGTCAATAGGAGCTCTGCAGTCAGGACAGTTCCTGCCCTTGAGACCGTTTTCCTGAATGCTGTATCCGAAACGCCTGATCAGCAGTTTCCTGCAGGAGGGGCAGTACGTATTCTCTCCCCCCTCGCCGGGAACGTTTCCTTCATACACGTACTTCAGGCCGGCCCTGGATCCGATCTCCCTTGCTTTTCGGAGAGTGGCAACAGGCGTCCTCGGCTTATCCATCAGCTTGTACGTGGGATGAAATTGGCTTACATGCCAAGGTATGCCGGGATCAACCGACACGATGAATTCCGCTATATCGGTAAGATCTTTTTCTGAATCATTGAGGTCAGGAATGATGAGTGTCGTAACCTCGACCCATACGCCCAGTTCCTTTATGAGCCTGATGGTCTCCTGAACAGGCTGGAGCCTTGCCCCGCAGACAGTGCGGTAAAAAGCATCGCTGCCTTTCAGGTCGATGTTGTTTGCATCAAGAACGGGCGCCATGAGCCTTGTCGCCTCAGGCCCTGTGTATCCGTTTGACACAAAGACATTTCTGAGGCCTTTTGAGCGGGCCAGCTGTGCACACGCATAGGCGAACTCAAAGAAGATCGTCGGCTCGGTGTACGTGTAGGAGATGCTCTTGCAGCCATGTTCGAGAGCTGCTTTCACGATCTCTTCCGGCGTCATATCCTTTCCGGGTATTTCGAACTTCTCTTCATGGGGATATTGGGATATTTCATAGTTCTGGCAGTGCTTGCATCTGAAATTACAGCCGACGGTTGCTATTGAGAGGGATCTGCTGCCGGGCAGAAAGTGAAAAAGAGGCTTTTTTTCTATGGGGTCGATGTTCATTGAGATGACCTTGCCGTACACAAGACTGTAGAGCGTGCCATGCTGGTTTTCCCTGACAGCGCATAATCCCCGCTTGTCATGGTGGATAAGACAATTATGACAGCAGAGATGACATCTTACGTCTTCCTTTTCCAGTTTTTCGTAAACCATGGCCTCTTTCATGCTTCCATTATAGCAGGCGCAGGCATGATGTAAACCCGTTTTATTAAACAATATTGGTAACGTTGTGAAAGGTCCGTCTGATGTGCTGCGGGTCAAAGCTCGTCGCTGAATTGACTTGAAGATCTCTTAATTATTAGTATTAATAGATAAGATACCAGTTATTTTTAGGAGGTAATGATGCCTATATATGAATATGACTGCATGACCTGCAAAGAGATATTCTCTGTTCTGCAGAGCATAACCTGTGGAAAGAATGAGACAAAATGTCCAAAGTGCGGTTCGGACAAGGTGAAGAAGAGAATGTCTTCGTTCTGCTGTTCATCAGGTTCAGGAAGCAGCCATTCTTCTTCAATGCCTTCGGGTGGTTTCAGCGGGGGCGGTTGAGGTGTCTCTTCCTGTTGAACCGTTGGTTCAGCCCCTTTCCTGACAGCTGTAAATTGATAAAAAGTCTTGACAATTTCAGCACTTAGCACTAAAATTTGTCAAAATACTTTAATAGAGGTGAAGAATGGCTCGCAAGCTATTACTCGCGGATGACAGCATAACCATACAGAAGGTTGTGGAACTGGTCCTCGCTGAGGAAGATTTTGAGATAAAGTCCGTGAGCAATGGCGAGGACGCACTGAATCTCCTCGAAAGTTTCCAGCCTGACCTTGTACTTGCTGATATAGAGATGCCCAAAGTGAACGGGTATCAGCTTTGCGACAGGATAAAGAAAAATCCGGCTACTGCCCATATCCCCGTTATTCTTCTTGCCGGCGCATTTGAACCGATCGACGAAGAGCTTGCAGCCCAGATCCATGCGGACGATTCTGTCATCAAACCTTTTGAATCACAGGAACTGATCAGCAAGATCAATTCTGTCCTGACCATGAGCTCTGCCGGTGCAGAAGAGCTCGTTGCAGCAGAAGAGACCGTGGCAGAGGCTGGAGAGGATGTGTTCGTTCTGACCGAGGAGGCTGAGGAGGCTGTCAGTGTTGCCGAAGCGGAAGAGGATCTCTGGTCAATGGAAGAGGTCCCGGAGATCCCTGAGGCTGTCAGCGCAGAGGCAGTGCCGGAGGCAGAAGAGGCGGTCGAGGCAGGGATTGAAGGGTTGGAAGAGACGTTCGAGATCGAAGAAGAGACCATGATCCCCGAAATTGAAGAGGCCCCGGCAGCAGCAGCTCCGGCTGCCGTTATTGCCGAAGCTGCAAGGCCTCAGATGGCCCGCGAGTTCGTGATGCCGGAAGTCGTTGTTCCCTCGAAGGCAGAGATGCTGGCTGTCTTTGAAAAGACCGTGAATGCGAGCGTGACCGCCTTTTTGTCATCGCTCGATATCAAGGCTGCCATGCTGGCAGCGCTTACCCCGGCTATGAAGGAGTCAGTTGAAAAGGTCATCTGGGAGATCGCTCCGGAACTTGCCGAAAAGCTGCTGAAGGAAGTTCTCAAGGGTTCCATAGCCTCTCTTACCTCTGAAGTGGAGAAGGTTATCTGGGAAACCGTGCCTGATCTGGCAAGTACGATGATCTCGAAAGAGATCGAAAAGATCAAGTCTGAATTCTAAGGTACAACATTTATAGGAATAGGGCGGGGAAGCGGCAAAACCGAATCCCCGCTTTTCTTTGGTATGGCAGAATTAGAAAAAAGTTATAACCCCGAAATAACGGAAAAGAAATGGTATGAGTTCTGGACAAGCAGGGACCTGTTCACTGCTGATCCGAACGCATCGGGCGAACCATTTACGATCGTTATCCCGCCTCCCAATGTGACGGGCACGCTTCATATGGGTCATGCCCTGAATGCGACCCTTCAGGACATTCTTATCCGCTGGAAGCGTATGAGCGGTTTCAATGTGCTCTGGGTGCCTGGCATGGACCATGCCGGCATAGCAACGCAGAATGTCGTCGAACGTCAGTTGGCTGCAGAGAAGGTCGACCGCCATCAGCTTGGCAGGGATGCGTTCATCGAACGGGTCTGGACCTGGAAGGGCGAATACGGCGGCAGGATCATCAATCAGCTTAAGAGGCTCGGATCGTCCTGCGACTGGTCAAGGGAGCGCTTTACGCTTGACGAGGGTCTTTCAAAGGCGGTTGTCGAGGTCTTTGTTACTCTCCATGAGCAGGGGCTTATCTATCGCGATAATCGTTTGATCAACTGGTGCCCCAGGTGCCATACCGCTCTTTCTGATATTGAGGTGGAGCACGAGGACGTTGACGGAAAGCTCACCCATATCAAATATCCCTTTACTGACAAAAGCGGCCATATCATTGTTGCCACCACACGTCCCGAGACCATGCTGGGAGATACGGCGGTTGCCGTGAATCCGGATGATGAGCGGTACCAGGATGTTATCGGCAAGACCATAGACCTTCCGCTTACTAACAGAAAGATCCCCATTATTGCAGATGCTTCTGTCGATCCGGCTTTTGGGACAGGCGCGGTAAAGGTAACGCCTTCGCATGACTTTAATGACGAGGCCACGGCAAAGAGACAGTCACCGGTGCTGCCGTTCATCACGGTCATCGCTCTTGACGGGACCATGACCGCAGAAGCCGGGAAGAAGTACAGCGGGATGGACCGGTACACCTGCAGGAAAGCGGTCGTGAAAGATCTCCAGGAGATGGACCTGATCGAAAAACAGGATACCTACACGCATGCCATCAGTCAGTGCTATCGCTGTAAAACAGTTATCGAGCCGCTGCCCGCTCTCCAGTGGTATGTGAAGGTGGGCCCTCTTGCAGAGAAGGCGATGGATGCGGTGCGCACCGGCAAGACGAATTTTGTGCCGAAATCCTGGGAGAATACCTATTTTGCCTGGATGGAGAATATCAGGGACTGGTGCATATCCCGGCAGATCTGGTGGGGCCACAGGATCCCGGCCTGGTACTGCGATTGCGGTGAAGTGATGGTCAGCCGCAGAGAGCCTGAGCAGTGCAGTAAATGCGGCAATATCAGGCTCAGGCAGGAGGAGGATGTCCTTGACACCTGGTTCTCCTCGGCGCTCTGGCCTTTCTCGACCCTGGGATGGCCCGACACCACCCCTGAACTGAAGAAATACTATCCCACGGCTGTGCTGGTGACCGGATTCGATATCATCTTCTTCTGGGTAGCACGCATGATGATGATGGGCATCCATTTCATGAAAGAGGTCCCGTTCAGGGACGTGTACATTCATGCACTGGTGAGGGACGCGTCCGGCCAGAAGATGTCCAAATCAAAGGGCAATGTGATCGATCCCCTGGTGATGATGGATAAATACGGCACTGATGCCTTCAGATTCACGCTTGCGGTGTTTGCAGCGCAGGGACGTGACGTGAAGTTCTCGGAGGAGAGGGTGGAGGGATACCGCCACTTTGTGAACAAGCTCTGGAATGCTTCGCGTTTTATCCTCTCAAATACAGAGGGCATTAACCTGCCTGCAGCTCCTGACATGGAGCGTCTTGATTTGGGCAGCAGATGGATCGTGTCCAGACTTTCTGCAGCAGCTCAGGATGTGCATACGGCTCTTGAGGAATACCGGTTCAATGATGCGGCAGGCAGTATGTATTCATTCGTCTGGCATGAACTCTGCGACTGGTATATCGAGATGGTAAAACCTGTGCTCTACGGCGAGGATGAAAGCAGGGAGACCGTGAAAGAGTGTCTCCTGTATGTCCTGGAGAATACGCTCAGGCTGCTCCATCCCTTCATGCCCTATGTTACGGAAGAGATCTGGCAGACCATGCCTCATGAAGGCGAGAGCATAATGAAGACGTCCTATCCGAGGGACATGCCCAGAGATGTTTCTGCTGAGGAGCAGATGGAAGTCATCATGGAGACGGTCATGGCGATCAGGACGATCCGGGGTGAACTTACCCTATCGCCTTCGCTTGAGTTGAAGGCGGTCGTGAAGACCCATACCGTCCATGCAAAAGATATTCTTGCAGAGAATATGCTTTTTCTGAAGAAACTGAGCCGTGCGGATATTCAGAAGATCGGCGCTGATGTCGAAAAACCGAAGGGCTCTTCTGTGGCGGTCAGGACCCATGTCGAGGTATATGTTCCTCTTGAGGGGCTGCTTGATCTCGATCTTGAGATAGAACGGATCAATAAAGAGATGGAGAAGCTTGACGAGACCGCAAGTTTCCTCGGCAAAAAGCTTAACAATGAGGACTTTGTCAAACGGGCACCGAAGGAGATCGTTGCCAAAGAAAAAGAAAAATATGATGACTGCATGAGAAAAATGGAGCTCGTCAAAGAGAACCTTCAGAAGATGCTCGCCCTTCAGGGTGATAAAGGGCCTGACCTGAAAGGAGCAGGGTCATAATGGATATGCCGGCAAGCATTACCCAGCTCCTGCGGCATGCGATCGAAGAGGACATCGGTCATGGCGACATCACTTCATCCCTGATCATCCCTGAAGAGAGCGAAGCCAGGGCCCTGTTTATCGCAAAAGGGAACTTTGTGCTTGCAGGCTTCCCGTTCAGCAGGGAGGTGTTTCAAATTCTGGACAAGACCGTATCGTTCAAGACATTTCTTGCAGAGGGCGCCAAGGTCCGCAGGGGAGATGTGCTGGGCGAAGTTACCGGGAAGACGAGACTGCTCCTTGCCGGTGAGCGGACGAGCCTGAACATCCTTCAGCATCTTTCCGGTATCGCTACCCTGACAGCCCAGTTCGTTGATGCAGTCGCCGGAACGAGAGCGAAGATCCTTGACACCAGAAAGACGACCCCTTGCCACCGGTTCATGGAAAAATATGCTGTCCGCATGGGCGGCGGTGTGAACCACCGCTTCGGTCTTTTCGACGGCATTCTGATCAAGGACAATCATATTGAAGCAGTCGGCGGGATACAGGAAGCGGTCAGCCTTGCGAAGGCGGGCCATCATCTCGCCAGGATCGAGGTGGAGGTCGAGAATTTCAGGGACCTTGAGGAAGCCCTCGAGGCAAAAGCGGATATCATTATGCTCGACAATATGTCGATAGCTGACATGAGCGAGGCCGTGAAGATAGTCAACGGCCGGGTGGCACTTGAAGCTTCAGGAAATGTAACGCTCGAAAATGTTCGTGAGATTGCCGAGACCGGCGTTGACATGATATCTGTCGGCGCCTTGACCCACTCCGTGACCGCGGCAGATATCAGCCTCAAGATCGTCCAGTAATGTTGTGATCCCATAGATATGCCGACCATCTTGTTCATAATCGGCTGGAGATTTTTCTTTTATGCCAACGAGGGAACAGAACCGATTCACGTTCACTGCAAGAAGGGGGATATGGAATGCAAATACTGGCTGGACAGAAAGAA harbors:
- a CDS encoding response regulator; translation: MARKLLLADDSITIQKVVELVLAEEDFEIKSVSNGEDALNLLESFQPDLVLADIEMPKVNGYQLCDRIKKNPATAHIPVILLAGAFEPIDEELAAQIHADDSVIKPFESQELISKINSVLTMSSAGAEELVAAEETVAEAGEDVFVLTEEAEEAVSVAEAEEDLWSMEEVPEIPEAVSAEAVPEAEEAVEAGIEGLEETFEIEEETMIPEIEEAPAAAAPAAVIAEAARPQMAREFVMPEVVVPSKAEMLAVFEKTVNASVTAFLSSLDIKAAMLAALTPAMKESVEKVIWEIAPELAEKLLKEVLKGSIASLTSEVEKVIWETVPDLASTMISKEIEKIKSEF
- a CDS encoding zinc ribbon domain-containing protein, with protein sequence MPIYEYDCMTCKEIFSVLQSITCGKNETKCPKCGSDKVKKRMSSFCCSSGSGSSHSSSMPSGGFSGGG
- the tsaB gene encoding tRNA (adenosine(37)-N6)-threonylcarbamoyltransferase complex dimerization subunit type 1 TsaB; amino-acid sequence: MKILAIETSTMLGGVAIADEKGLIAETRLNVKSTHSERLMATIDEQLRHSAMALGDIDVFAVASGPGSFTGLRIGLGTAKGLCYATGKPLVMVPTLEAFARSFPFSKYPVCVMLDARRGEVYAAVFQWDRGFVKLLDEVSAAPEDLFRDVESPVILAGEGAVVYRERLCAVLGERAVFAPLEKMVPSPADVAMLGLEKALQGEFTDASSAEPFYIRKSEAEVKWSQKR
- a CDS encoding valine--tRNA ligase; translated protein: MAELEKSYNPEITEKKWYEFWTSRDLFTADPNASGEPFTIVIPPPNVTGTLHMGHALNATLQDILIRWKRMSGFNVLWVPGMDHAGIATQNVVERQLAAEKVDRHQLGRDAFIERVWTWKGEYGGRIINQLKRLGSSCDWSRERFTLDEGLSKAVVEVFVTLHEQGLIYRDNRLINWCPRCHTALSDIEVEHEDVDGKLTHIKYPFTDKSGHIIVATTRPETMLGDTAVAVNPDDERYQDVIGKTIDLPLTNRKIPIIADASVDPAFGTGAVKVTPSHDFNDEATAKRQSPVLPFITVIALDGTMTAEAGKKYSGMDRYTCRKAVVKDLQEMDLIEKQDTYTHAISQCYRCKTVIEPLPALQWYVKVGPLAEKAMDAVRTGKTNFVPKSWENTYFAWMENIRDWCISRQIWWGHRIPAWYCDCGEVMVSRREPEQCSKCGNIRLRQEEDVLDTWFSSALWPFSTLGWPDTTPELKKYYPTAVLVTGFDIIFFWVARMMMMGIHFMKEVPFRDVYIHALVRDASGQKMSKSKGNVIDPLVMMDKYGTDAFRFTLAVFAAQGRDVKFSEERVEGYRHFVNKLWNASRFILSNTEGINLPAAPDMERLDLGSRWIVSRLSAAAQDVHTALEEYRFNDAAGSMYSFVWHELCDWYIEMVKPVLYGEDESRETVKECLLYVLENTLRLLHPFMPYVTEEIWQTMPHEGESIMKTSYPRDMPRDVSAEEQMEVIMETVMAIRTIRGELTLSPSLELKAVVKTHTVHAKDILAENMLFLKKLSRADIQKIGADVEKPKGSSVAVRTHVEVYVPLEGLLDLDLEIERINKEMEKLDETASFLGKKLNNEDFVKRAPKEIVAKEKEKYDDCMRKMELVKENLQKMLALQGDKGPDLKGAGS
- the amrS gene encoding AmmeMemoRadiSam system radical SAM enzyme; protein product: MKEAMVYEKLEKEDVRCHLCCHNCLIHHDKRGLCAVRENQHGTLYSLVYGKVISMNIDPIEKKPLFHFLPGSRSLSIATVGCNFRCKHCQNYEISQYPHEEKFEIPGKDMTPEEIVKAALEHGCKSISYTYTEPTIFFEFAYACAQLARSKGLRNVFVSNGYTGPEATRLMAPVLDANNIDLKGSDAFYRTVCGARLQPVQETIRLIKELGVWVEVTTLIIPDLNDSEKDLTDIAEFIVSVDPGIPWHVSQFHPTYKLMDKPRTPVATLRKAREIGSRAGLKYVYEGNVPGEGGENTYCPSCRKLLIRRFGYSIQENGLKGRNCPDCRAPIDGIWGDEAT
- the nadC gene encoding carboxylating nicotinate-nucleotide diphosphorylase, with protein sequence MDMPASITQLLRHAIEEDIGHGDITSSLIIPEESEARALFIAKGNFVLAGFPFSREVFQILDKTVSFKTFLAEGAKVRRGDVLGEVTGKTRLLLAGERTSLNILQHLSGIATLTAQFVDAVAGTRAKILDTRKTTPCHRFMEKYAVRMGGGVNHRFGLFDGILIKDNHIEAVGGIQEAVSLAKAGHHLARIEVEVENFRDLEEALEAKADIIMLDNMSIADMSEAVKIVNGRVALEASGNVTLENVREIAETGVDMISVGALTHSVTAADISLKIVQ
- the rimI gene encoding ribosomal protein S18-alanine N-acetyltransferase — its product is MVSKAVKEFLIRDLRPEDVPEVLAIEKASFTTPWSEILFMNEIFKPGSLPKAALLGEKIVGYICANYLLDEGHILNVTAHPDHRRQGIASQLVQHMTDLLGKEGCLIIFLEVRLSNEAALRMYEKAGFRILSARKAYYTHPVEDAVIMSLHLPKCRQ